A region from the Streptosporangium sp. NBC_01756 genome encodes:
- a CDS encoding NifU family protein produces the protein MPHAHDVQAAGNRVEALLAELAAHGDPVARARTEELVRVLVELYGAGLERVVEIVTEAEAAQVLHRLSADDLVSSLLVLHDLHPLTTAERVSGALDTVRPYLGLHEGGVELLGVEADGVVRLRLAGTCHGCPSSQRTATDAIEGAVLRAAPEVSRVVIEGVADDRGPLLQIRHSPPPGPCTLPETLPEKVS, from the coding sequence ATGCCGCACGCCCATGACGTTCAGGCGGCCGGGAACCGGGTCGAGGCGCTGCTCGCCGAGCTCGCCGCACACGGCGACCCGGTGGCGCGGGCCAGGACCGAGGAGCTCGTCCGCGTGCTGGTCGAGCTCTACGGAGCGGGCCTGGAGCGCGTCGTCGAGATCGTCACCGAGGCCGAGGCGGCGCAGGTGCTCCACCGCCTCTCCGCCGACGACCTGGTCTCGAGCCTGCTCGTGCTGCACGACCTGCACCCGCTGACCACGGCGGAGCGGGTCAGCGGGGCACTCGACACCGTGCGGCCCTACCTCGGCCTGCACGAGGGCGGGGTCGAGCTGCTCGGCGTGGAGGCGGACGGGGTCGTACGGCTGCGCCTCGCGGGCACCTGCCACGGCTGCCCCTCCTCGCAGCGCACCGCCACCGACGCCATCGAAGGCGCCGTCCTGCGGGCCGCGCCGGAGGTGTCGCGGGTGGTCATCGAAGGGGTGGCCGACGACCGGGGGCCGCTGCTGCAGATCCGGCACAGCCCGCCGCCCGGACCGTGCACCCTGCCGGAGACGCTGCCGGAGAAGGTCTCGTGA
- a CDS encoding DUF6084 family protein, giving the protein MADDLTFACVGARAEPYAVFPTLVFRLRITEPSPGGLHAIALRCQIRVEPHLRRYVPAEAELLGDLFGDPARWGDTLKPLQFATVSITVPAFRESTEIDLPVPCSYDLEVAAGKYFAALDEGEVPLLMLFSGTVFARTPDGFAVGQVPWHCEARHGLPVAVWRELMDRYFPESGWLRLRRDTLRTLHRFKSERAAATWDEAVELLLGENPR; this is encoded by the coding sequence ATGGCCGATGACCTCACCTTCGCCTGCGTGGGCGCGCGGGCGGAACCGTACGCGGTCTTCCCGACGCTGGTCTTCCGGCTGCGGATCACCGAGCCGTCCCCCGGCGGGCTGCACGCCATCGCGCTGCGGTGCCAGATCCGGGTGGAACCCCACCTGCGGCGCTACGTCCCGGCCGAGGCGGAACTGCTCGGCGACCTCTTCGGCGACCCCGCACGCTGGGGCGACACACTCAAGCCCCTGCAGTTCGCCACCGTCTCCATCACGGTCCCGGCGTTCCGGGAGAGCACCGAGATCGACCTGCCCGTGCCCTGCAGCTACGACCTGGAGGTGGCCGCGGGCAAATACTTCGCCGCCCTCGACGAGGGCGAGGTCCCGCTGCTCATGCTCTTCAGCGGGACGGTGTTCGCCAGGACGCCCGACGGGTTCGCCGTCGGACAGGTGCCCTGGCACTGCGAGGCCCGCCACGGTCTTCCGGTGGCCGTCTGGCGGGAGCTGATGGACCGCTACTTCCCGGAGAGCGGATGGCTGCGGCTGCGGCGGGACACGCTGCGGACCCTGCACCGGTTCAAGTCCGAGCGCGCCGCGGCCACCTGGGACGAGGCCGTGGAACTACTCCTTGGAGAGAACCCGCGATGA
- a CDS encoding nickel-dependent hydrogenase large subunit, whose translation MKTPSKSKRAAREGQPRELVEMSWDPITRIVGSLGIYCKIDFKNREVAECYSTSSIFRGYSIFMKGKDPRDAHFITSRICGICGDNHATCSVYAQNMAYGARPPALGEWILNCGEAAEYMFDHNIYQENLVGVDYCEKMVRETNPGVLAKAERTEAPHAADHGYKTIADIMRSLNPLEGEFYREALAVSRTTREMFCLMEGRHVHPSTLYPGGVGTVATVQLFTDYMVRLMRYIEFMKRVVPMHDDLFDFFYDALPGYEEVGRRRVLLGCWGSFQNPEHCDFTYQNMSAWGREMYVTPGVIVDGRLVTSDLVDINLGIRILLGSSYYDDWQGQEPFVTHDPLGNPVDMRHPWNQHTIPHPQKRDFDDKYSWVMSPRWFDGKDMLALDTGGGPIARLWSTALSGKVDIGYVRATGHSVQINLPKTATQPEKTFEWKIPERNGELMSNALERNRARTYFQAYAAACALYFAEQGLAEVRAGRTQTWTPFTVPEEAISCGFTEAVRGVLSHHMVIRNGKIANYHPYPPTPWNASVRDVNGVPGPYEDAVQNTPIFEENPPGKFKGIDIMRAVRSFDPCLPCGVHMYLGDGKELRRLHTPHAAGTL comes from the coding sequence ATGAAGACCCCGTCGAAATCGAAGCGGGCCGCCCGGGAGGGGCAGCCGCGCGAGCTGGTCGAGATGTCGTGGGATCCCATCACGCGGATCGTCGGCAGCCTGGGCATCTACTGCAAGATCGACTTCAAGAACCGGGAGGTGGCCGAGTGCTACAGCACCTCGTCGATCTTCCGCGGCTACAGCATCTTCATGAAGGGCAAGGACCCGCGCGACGCGCACTTCATCACCAGCCGGATCTGCGGGATCTGCGGCGACAACCACGCCACCTGCTCGGTCTACGCGCAGAACATGGCCTACGGCGCCCGCCCGCCGGCCCTGGGGGAGTGGATCCTCAACTGCGGCGAAGCCGCCGAGTACATGTTCGACCACAACATCTACCAGGAGAACCTGGTGGGGGTCGACTACTGCGAGAAGATGGTCCGCGAGACCAATCCCGGCGTGCTGGCCAAGGCCGAGCGCACCGAGGCCCCGCACGCGGCCGACCACGGCTACAAGACGATCGCCGACATCATGCGCTCGCTGAACCCGCTTGAGGGCGAGTTCTACCGCGAGGCGCTGGCGGTGAGCCGTACCACCAGGGAGATGTTCTGCCTGATGGAGGGGCGGCACGTGCACCCCTCCACGCTGTATCCCGGCGGGGTGGGCACGGTCGCGACGGTGCAGCTGTTCACCGACTACATGGTCCGGCTGATGCGCTACATCGAGTTCATGAAGCGCGTCGTGCCGATGCACGACGACCTGTTCGACTTCTTCTACGACGCGCTGCCCGGCTACGAGGAGGTCGGCCGGCGGCGCGTGCTGCTCGGCTGCTGGGGCAGCTTCCAGAACCCGGAGCACTGCGACTTCACCTACCAGAACATGAGCGCCTGGGGGCGCGAGATGTACGTCACCCCCGGCGTGATCGTCGACGGCAGGCTCGTCACCAGCGACCTGGTCGACATCAACCTCGGCATCCGGATCCTGCTGGGCAGCTCCTACTACGACGACTGGCAGGGCCAGGAGCCGTTCGTCACCCACGACCCGCTGGGCAACCCGGTGGACATGCGCCACCCGTGGAACCAGCACACCATCCCGCACCCGCAGAAGCGCGACTTCGACGACAAGTACAGCTGGGTGATGTCGCCGCGCTGGTTCGACGGCAAGGACATGCTCGCGCTGGACACCGGCGGCGGGCCGATCGCCCGGCTGTGGTCGACCGCGCTGTCGGGGAAGGTGGACATCGGCTACGTCAGGGCGACCGGGCACAGCGTGCAGATCAACCTGCCGAAGACGGCCACCCAACCGGAGAAGACGTTCGAGTGGAAGATCCCCGAGCGCAACGGCGAGCTGATGTCCAACGCGCTGGAGCGCAACCGGGCCCGCACCTACTTCCAGGCCTACGCGGCGGCGTGCGCGCTGTACTTCGCCGAGCAGGGACTGGCCGAGGTGCGCGCGGGCCGCACCCAGACCTGGACGCCCTTCACGGTCCCCGAGGAGGCGATCAGCTGCGGGTTCACCGAGGCGGTGCGGGGCGTGCTGTCGCACCACATGGTGATCAGGAACGGAAAGATCGCCAACTACCATCCGTACCCGCCGACGCCGTGGAACGCCAGCGTCCGCGACGTCAACGGTGTGCCGGGACCGTACGAGGACGCGGTGCAGAACACCCCGATCTTCGAGGAGAACCCACCGGGGAAGTTCAAGGGCATCGACATCATGCGCGCCGTGCGCAGCTTCGACCCCTGCCTGCCGTGCGGGGTCCACATGTACCTCGGCGACGGCAAGGAACTACGCAGGCTGCACACCCCCCATGCCGCCGGCACCCTGTGA
- a CDS encoding hydrogenase expression protein HypE, giving the protein MTAPTETAGGTPQEQEEPVVHILWINAGLSCDGDSVALTAATQPSIEEIVMGGLPGLPKVAVHWPLIDFESGPTQGADVFIEWFFKADRGELDPFVLVVEGSIPNEAIKQEGYWCGFGNNPATGQPMTTSEWLDRLAPKATAVLAAGTCATYGGIHAMAGNPTGAMGVADYLGWDWRSKAGLPIVNVPGCPVQPDNLSETILYLLYQVAGQAPMIPLDEALRPTWLFGQTVHEGCDRAGYYEQGQFATEYGSPQCLVKIGCWGPVVKCNVPKRGWMNGIGGCPNVGGICIACTMPGFPDKFMPFMDEPPGARVSSTVSGAYGSVVRTLRSITLKTVDKEPKWRKKGRELLTGYKASWS; this is encoded by the coding sequence ATGACAGCGCCGACGGAGACAGCGGGCGGTACCCCGCAGGAACAGGAAGAGCCGGTCGTCCACATTCTCTGGATCAACGCGGGGCTGAGCTGTGACGGCGATTCCGTCGCGCTGACCGCGGCCACCCAGCCGAGCATCGAGGAGATCGTGATGGGCGGCCTTCCGGGGCTGCCCAAGGTCGCGGTGCACTGGCCGCTGATCGACTTCGAGTCTGGGCCGACGCAGGGCGCGGATGTGTTCATCGAGTGGTTCTTCAAGGCCGACCGCGGGGAGCTGGACCCCTTCGTGCTGGTGGTGGAGGGCTCGATCCCGAACGAGGCGATCAAGCAGGAGGGCTACTGGTGCGGGTTCGGCAACAATCCGGCCACCGGCCAGCCGATGACCACAAGCGAGTGGCTGGACCGGCTGGCGCCCAAGGCGACGGCCGTGCTGGCAGCCGGCACGTGCGCGACCTACGGCGGGATCCACGCGATGGCGGGCAACCCGACCGGTGCCATGGGGGTGGCCGACTACCTGGGCTGGGACTGGCGGTCGAAGGCCGGGCTGCCGATCGTCAACGTGCCGGGATGCCCGGTCCAGCCGGACAACCTGTCGGAGACGATCCTGTACCTGTTGTACCAGGTGGCCGGGCAGGCACCGATGATCCCGCTGGACGAGGCGCTGCGCCCGACATGGCTGTTCGGCCAGACGGTGCACGAGGGCTGCGACCGGGCCGGCTACTACGAGCAGGGGCAGTTCGCCACCGAGTACGGCTCGCCGCAGTGCCTGGTGAAGATCGGCTGCTGGGGGCCGGTGGTGAAGTGCAACGTGCCCAAGCGCGGCTGGATGAACGGCATCGGCGGCTGCCCGAACGTGGGCGGCATCTGCATCGCGTGCACGATGCCCGGTTTCCCGGACAAGTTCATGCCGTTCATGGACGAGCCGCCGGGGGCCCGGGTGTCCTCCACGGTCAGCGGGGCCTACGGCAGCGTGGTCCGCACCCTGCGCAGCATCACCCTCAAAACGGTCGACAAGGAGCCGAAGTGGCGCAAGAAGGGCCGCGAGCTGCTCACCGGTTACAAGGCCTCCTGGAGCTGA
- a CDS encoding DUF5947 family protein: MTATGLRRFREPRQPDVTRCEMCGEPLGEEHGHVVDVESRALLCTCRACRLLFTHDVGARHRAMPDRYLHAPSFRLTEADWEELQIPVRMAFFFHNSTLGRTVALYPSPAGATESLLPTETWERVLAANPALAVVQPDVEALLVDRRPGGGSACHLVPISACYELVGLVRLHWKGFDGGREAWEAIDGFFAELRRRSRVVPDPDPGGKTPDPGGEGGATGPRGEPPDLGAEAPATGADGETPAADSEGEDDGR, translated from the coding sequence GTGACGGCCACCGGGCTGCGCCGCTTCCGTGAGCCCCGGCAACCGGACGTGACGCGGTGTGAGATGTGCGGCGAACCGCTGGGCGAGGAGCACGGCCACGTGGTGGACGTCGAGAGCCGGGCGCTGCTGTGCACCTGCCGGGCCTGCCGCCTGCTGTTCACCCACGACGTCGGCGCCCGCCACCGCGCGATGCCGGACCGCTACCTGCACGCCCCGTCGTTCCGGCTGACCGAGGCCGACTGGGAGGAGTTGCAGATCCCGGTCCGGATGGCCTTCTTCTTCCACAACTCCACGCTCGGCCGGACCGTCGCCCTCTACCCGAGTCCCGCGGGGGCGACCGAGTCCCTGCTCCCGACGGAGACCTGGGAACGCGTCCTGGCGGCCAACCCGGCGCTGGCCGTCGTCCAGCCGGACGTCGAGGCGCTCCTGGTGGACCGCCGCCCCGGAGGCGGCTCCGCGTGCCACCTGGTGCCGATCTCCGCCTGCTACGAGCTCGTCGGCCTGGTACGGCTGCACTGGAAGGGCTTCGACGGCGGCCGGGAGGCATGGGAGGCCATCGATGGCTTCTTCGCGGAGCTGCGCCGGCGCAGCCGCGTCGTCCCGGACCCGGACCCCGGCGGAAAGACTCCGGACCCCGGGGGAGAGGGCGGTGCCACCGGCCCCAGGGGAGAGCCCCCGGACCTCGGTGCAGAGGCCCCGGCCACCGGCGCCGACGGCGAGACCCCGGCTGCGGACTCCGAGGGGGAAGACGATGGCCGATGA